TGAAATCGTGTCCCCGAAGGGAAATGATGGACACCCAATTTCTagtcatttaaattttaaaaagggacTGGACAAATCTCAAGCCACTCTACTGCAAGGAATCAGTATGGTGCAGTGGATAGGGGAGATGAAACTGGAAGAGGAAGGTTCTGTTCCTAGTTCTGCAGTTGGCTTCTTGTATAATCAGTGAAGTGACTTTCCCTGTTTTGCTTATTCTTTACTGAGGATAGAAAATGAAACCAACCTACAGAAAAGAGCTGTGACCGTTGCTGACCTTGGACCTAACCGATGGTTTTGTCTTTAATCGTTATGGCTCTATGACTTTGCGACCCACACCAAGTAAGGCTCCATGGATGAGTATCTGCTGCTTTAAACAAAGGAAAAGAAGCAGCCACATCACATTTTAGTCATGTGGATGGTTTTAAGGGACCAGGAGGACTGACCTAATTTAGAAGAGATTGGTGAATCCAGGCCATTGATCCAAGAGTTTGAACAGAATTGTTATTTCCATTgacttgtgtgtgtgtaaagagaGACACTCCTCAGACACACAACCTCCTTCAGAAATGTACATTTGTGTAGGTTTCACTGAAGTGCAAGTTACCCACAGGTATTAACACTGAAGGAGCATTGTTCAGGAGCAGTGAAACTAGCTGGTTAGAGAGCGGACTCATCCATCAGTCCAGTTTTCCACAGTCCCCATTCCCGAATGGTAGGGTAACGAAGATTCCCTCGAGAGGGAAAAGCTTTGTGAGTAGAGGAATTCGTTTGTGGGGTTCAAGTGCGGAGATGGGGGCTTCCTCTCGCAAACAGGTGGGTGCACTCTTTCCCTGGGGAAGGATGAAGACGGAACTCGCTCCCGGACCTGAGACTGTGACAGTTGATTGTATACACTGAAGGGGCTGTTCCCTGGAGGTTGTGAGCTTTGGCTTGTGATAGAGGGGAGTCTTGGCATCATGGTGGTGGTAGTAAAATGAGCCGGGAAAGGCTGGTAAGGCACAGTTTCCATTGTCTGAACGCTGTAGCTGGTGTAAGGTGCAACCGAAGTCCACATATTGCAGctcagcgggggcgggggaggaggcggcaagTCATCGACCGTTGAGACACCTGCGATTTCGGCTCCAGAACCTGAGTACATACAAGCTTCCCTTGGTGTCACCTCGCTGCAATAGGAAGGGCTTAACATTTGCTGGTCGTAAGGAGGTGGCGAACGAAAATAATGCTCTTCTCCTACAGAAGAGGAGGCTTCCAGATAGGAGCGTTTGCAGGGCAGGTCTAAATGGCGAGCACTTTCTGCAAACGAAGAAATAAGCATTTAGAGCACTGGGAAGGAACCtacagccctggggctggatccggccctcagcttgcctggatctggcccctgaaacgcagggctcccccagcatcgaggcgctggcactccagccccacggagGAGGccgtagggctggagcaccagcaacctatctcctgcccagacccgccactcccagcccacttccctgcagctctctcccacactgaacccctcatttctagcTCCACCCCAGAATCTGGGGTGCCCACCAAATCTactaacccagcccccctcccaggccctggtgtgtggggggaatgtggggagtgtctttttgctTTACAGtctggggccatgtcagtgagattTGGGGTGTGGTTGCTTCTCATTTTTTGTGTGTCCtctaactgatttttttgtgagtCCCCCTAAAAAAGGTTCCTCGCTCCTAATTTAGGGAAAGTCTTACAAGATACCAGCATTTAACATAACATTGTCAAGCCGTCAAAAAGCTTCCAAAGCATGTGAATCTGACATTGCATTGTTATTCGGGCTAATCCAACTAAGCTACTTCCTTTTGACAAACAATATTTAATAGCAACTACTAATGTTTCTCTAATCCAATCAGCCTTCAAGCATTTTTGGGCCACCACTTAAATAAGTGACTTGGGCTACTCCTGTTAGAGCCAGAGATTACTTTTCATCCATCCAGATAACAGAGGGCCAGGACTCTTGACAAATTCAAGAAGTCTTTTAAAATGTCTTATCGCAACCTTTCTTCCTGTCCTCACAAAAATTACTCTACATTTACCAGCTATTCATGTCACAGGCTGCAGAAATATTTCAAGATAAAGCCAAGGGGAGTGCTCTGGTAAGGATTTCTGCTATGTGCTGGAAaaccagtctcctttcaatggacTTTGAGTGCGGTGTATGTTGCTGACCAGCATTCTGTCATGAGCAGCGCTGTCTGTTTCAATGAGAGTGTTCACACACCCCTCAGTGTGAGTAAAGATGTAGAGTTGCGTATCTAGTGTATCATAATAGTTGTTTCTAGAATCTCCTGTCTTATAAAATTGGTGCTCTTCACTGaaaacatcatggctgtgtctagactggcaagtttttccagaaaatcagccgcttttgtggaaaatcttgccagctatctacactggctgcttgaattgccacaagaacactgacgatctcatgtaagattgtcagtgcttcttgcggaaatactatgctactcccgttcaggcaaaagtccttttgcgcaaagcttttgcgcaaaagggccagtgtagacagctcaggtttgttttgcgcaaaaaagccctgatcacgaaaatggcgatcggggcttttttgcgcaaaagtgcgtctagattggcacggatgcttttccacaaaaagtgcttttgcagaaaagcatccgtgccaatccagacgctcttttccgcaaatgcttttaacggaaaacttttcccttaaaagcatttgtggaaaatcatgccagtctagatacagccttaaAGTTCATAGACAAATGGCAACTTGATGCACAGATTTAGAGTACAAATAATTTTGCTTGTATCTTTGATCTTAGATTATTTAATTACTGGCATTTCCTACAGTAAAAAAAGTTGCAGAATAATGTTGATATAAAAAATATCAACTTCCCTTAATGTTGTTCTCTCAGGACCTGATTCTACTGGGGCCTATGAAACCTGGCAAACCACTGAGCATTCATAACCTGCACTGAAGGCAAAAGGTGCAGAGCACCTCGAGGGCTTGTGCTCAAATACTATCCAATCAGAAGTGCCTCCAGTACTTTGCAGTAGACTTGCATGGTTCTCCTGGCCCCGGAGAGACGAGGAGAGGTATGAGGTATCAAAGAATCTACTACAGCgttttgtattagggatgtaaaaagtagttgattagtcgactacccgataagcctaggcttatcgggtagttgaatCAACTActcccattccctcccccttgctgcctctatgtcagaggcagcaaggaggggaagaagcagccagtgctggggggagccatctaccagaggcaacagtgtgggtgGGAGgctcctctggcagcagcaggaagttgGGACCCCCCGTGTACAAGAGCTGCTGTGGCAAagtagcccctgtccgcagggggtcCCAACTCCCCACTGGGACGCACCGCGGACAGGGGCTGAAGCCTCTCTTTGCAGCCAGCCCCTCTCCATGGCCAGCCCCTGGCTGCCGtgaacagaagctgctccacagcagccacTGTTTGTGGGggatcccagctccccactgggccTATTGCAGACAAGGGCtactggacctggtgtgagctgggactgagcaagcccagctcagtccctaCTTAccccaggtccaggagctacccctacTGCAGCccttcagtttaaatgtagtaggagccaggctgcctgcgtgccTGGCTCTGACTGCATTTAAGCCGCAGAGCCGCAGCAGTGGTAGCTCcttctgagcaccttcccttatccacTAATCATGTCGTCGATACGaactgtatcaactacacgattacccAGTTACCCTCCTTTAACATCCTCCTTTTGTATATGGAAGAAAGTCCATTTGCCATCTGTAAATGGCTGTTACCTCTTCTTTTCAGGCAGTGATAAAAGAGCCCTGAATCTCGCTGTGCTGTGAAGGAGTTGAGTGGTAGATCTTGAGCGTCCGAAGCAGCAAACTGCATGTGAGCCCCGTTCTCGTACTGATAATGCTGAAGGGTCTGGTGATTCCCATGGAGTGGGTTGACATCTGACTTTGCTGAGAGCTGGCCATGCGTGGAGACCAACCTTTGCCTCATGATGCTTTTGGAAATCACTGGATATTCTTTGCTGCAGGAGAGGAAAGTTATTTCCTAGTCAGATAATCAGACCTTGCAGGACAGACTCTGGTTACGTTAGGGTTCCTGTAGCCAAGGattatcactttaaaaaaaatgaactaaGTCTCACAACCACTGGGGGGTGGTAGGTGACTATTCTGTCAACTTAATCACGGCTGGAGCCCCAGCAGAGTTGAGACTTGCACAAATGCCAATTGGTGTCCAAGCTAGGCTTTGAACCAGAGAGATTCTTGCTCCCAACCACAAGCCCACGTTTGCTCTCCCACAGCCCTGCTACCACAGACCTTCAGACGCTTTTCTCGTGACTcggttgaagaaaattgttgatgtctGCAACCCAGCATAATTTGACtagggtgaggggtctggggtggggctgaggatgacagctttggggcgcaggaggggttccagctttgcaggggaggggcaggaggggcttaccttgagcagctcccgtcagtggtgcagtgggatGCTGAGGCAGttttcctgcttctcctggcaccacagaccatgctgcccccagacgcagccagcagcaggttcccagcctaggggagtgcggagctagtgctcaggacaggggcagtgcacggagcccggtgcgcttctcccctccccccacttctagGAGCTGGGCCTCCTGCTGgcgcttctggggcacagcttagtctgtggtgccaggacaggcagggagctgccttagcacccccactgctcacctgatccccctgcagcaacaagacccggTGCCTGACATTCTATGGcccagtactgggttgcgacCCCTAGTTTGAAATCCCCAGCCAGATCGTACTGGCTTGGAACATGCACGCGCCCACACTCCAGAAGCAGATACATACGCACTGCATCAAAGGCCTCTGCCTGCAAATGGTAGAACTGATGTTAGAACTAAATGCGGTATCGCTGCCCTCTCATTGCTCTTGTCTAGCCTCACCTTTGCAGCCGTGCCACGCGCAAATCGCTGTCGTCACTTCCCCTGAATCCCTTGGCAAACGGATTGTTTTCGATTTTCAGCTGGGTTATCTTTACAAGAATGAAACAAAACCAGAGTCAATTAACAGCGTATCAGACCCACATGTCTGATTGTGGGACTAGGTCTGTAGATCTCCAAAGAGGCTTTTTGACGTGTCTCATCCAGGGGCATCCACAGTCTGTGAGTCCTCTAAAGATGCTCCGTTAGGTGCATGTTTGCTAAGGTGAAAGTTGGGTCTGCAATGTAAAGTTTGGCTTTAAGGCTGAACTTGCCCAAAAGGCCTTTATGTTGTTTTCCAGGGTTGAAGGCAGGAGTTTTAGGCTTCATCTATGGTTGAGGTAAGAGCACAGTTAGCAGCCAGGAGTGCTGGAaccctttttatagtgggggtgctgtcagGCATTGACCCAAATagtaaatcctgtatataatggaaaccacttcaagttgGGTTGCTGCAGCCCCCCAGCGCACGCCCCTAGTTAGCAAATGAACCCAAAGTTAGTGTTCTCATTATTAAAAATGTGGCCAAAAGCAAAGTTTTTCAGAACAGAGACCTAAGTGGAtatccttcctcccaccccctttttaACCATGTTCCCCTACCCTGAGCTGCAGCCACTTTCCTTACAGATGAGAATGGCACAGAGGAGATACTGTTACCCAGAAATAGGCCAGCCTTCTCCAGcgactcaggctatgtcttccCTTACTGGAGCATGAACACTCTGGTGATCGagcttccagggtttgatttagtgggtctagtaaagaccagctaaattgaattgtgagggtgcccccatcagcactacaaggagtaagggaagttgatgggaacacttttcccatcaacctcccagtATTGAGACaagtgccaagctcggcttaaggtacagtgactccagctacgttactTACGTAAACTGAAAGTAAACTGAGGCTGTTCCATTCACAAAAGCAGCTTATGCCCCCCAGTATTGCACTGGCAGCAAAGCAACAATTCCACCTGAATTATAAATGACCGTAATCGGGATTTGCCAAAAGTATTCGTGGGATCATGCCTTTGATGGAAAAAATGGGGCCATCTTCTGAGCCATTCAACCCAGAATAACTCTATGGCCGTCCTTGGGTTTACACCATTGGAGCTGAGAGCAGCATCTGACACCGAGTCTGTGTTACTTGGGAAAGCGGGACTTACGGTACATTTGCTcaggaaaacaaaaaaccccaaaacctcaGAGTCTATGTCAGCTGATTTGGCCTCCCTCTGTTAGAGCTAAAACTAATAGTGTACAGGTTGGACCCCCCTGGTGCAGCCCTCTTAGGAagtgactggtcccaaatgaggggagtTGCCAGACCCAAGGAGGTCCCTGTCCTCATGGCCCATGCTGCCTCCGAACTAGGGCtcaagcccagccccactgctgctgggctccagccccagccccctgccgcctgcccagctggggctccccagaccAAAGCTCTCTAGCTACCactagccccactgctgccagagcCAGAGCTCCTCGGCCAGCCATGCTACTGCCCAGCCACTGGGACCAGATCTCCCCTCCGCGCCGCTCACCCCACCTGagatggggctcccagctgagtccccagccccctcttccatactcctgccccaccaccagacgTCCCTGTTCCAGGGATGTATGGTCCTGCTggcccacggatgttgctggaccaaagaggccCAGTTTAGGGCGGTACAACCTGTAGATGTTCTGGTGTGGGCTGATTTCTGAGACCCAGGCAGGGAAGGGTTCAGAGGCTAGGAGCTAGCCCAAGCTCAGACATCTATACAGCTATTGCGAGCGTGAATCGGTTGATCTGCCACaatgtttgtggggtttttttaattttccccATTATCTGAGCAGAGAGTGTATCCCAAAGTCATCTGGCAGTCACTTGCATGCCAGTCCCATAACTGGTTCCAGAAACAATAAAACTCCTTATACGCCACATGGCTAGCAgctttgtgtgtgcatgcacacagccAGCAAAGCACACAACCGATGCCTCGAATGGGTAAGAGCTTTTAATAATTTTCCTACTGATCTGAagcagcccctggggccctgccacTCAAACCCTGTTGGTTAATACCAATGTTAAATGGTTCTGATGGGGTggatgtgtgtttttaaaaactgaaaacccATCCACATAAACCCAGTCTGCCGCTTCCGAGTCAATGGCAAAACGCCCAGTGATTTCAATAGGCGTAAGGTAGCACTCACAATGTCATCTCAGGGTTTATTGCGCCATCCCAGAGCTCAGAAGCTCCTCTCTTGTGGTTCATATGTAACGAGATACCAAGGAAATAAAAATATCTAAGAAATATAGACTGAATGCTAAACAACCGTGAATTACAAGGCTATAAAGCTTTCATCAGGGATGTCCTCACTCACATTAGGACTTGCCCTTCACACTTGCTAGTTGGTCTCTCtgtttcctctccttccctgcccccacatggACACTTGAATCTTATCAGGGCTTTTCTCACACTCCTTTAAGTTTTCTGCTTAAAAACTTAGTCATGTGCTTGGCTTCTCTGGATGACTTTCCTCTTTTGTGCTTCTCCACAATTCCATCAACTGCCTAAATTTCTGTGTCCGTTTTCTCTCTCCACCCGTGCTCTAATGTTCACTTGGTTCTCTGGCTTTAACACGCACTTTGGTTCTTCCAGCTGTTCCCCCGGATAGCCTTCCGAGGGGACCACCTCTAAAAAGTAATCACATTTCTTAAGCCACACCGTTCTTGTGCCTGATCCCCACATTTTTGCTGTTGGTTAACATTTTCAGCTCTACTGAAATCGTTTGTTAAGGATGTGGCGTGCCTGAAGCAGAACCAAGTCAGACTGCATGTTACAGCATCACTACTGTCTACTGTTCTGCTTGTCACACCCTGTGAGGGGCTACTGTGGTGGAATCTTCATGATTCATTCTGATGGAAGGCAACAACCTTTCAAAAATAATATTCTAAGGTTACTCAACCTGCCTAGCTTCATTGCTCATAGAATCATGgggttggaagaggcctcagggggtcatcgagttcaaccccctgctcaaagcaggaccaaccccagccaaggctttgtcaagctgagatttaaaaacctctagggatggaaatttcaccacctccccaggtaaccaatccagtgcttcaccaccctcccagctcCTCCAAAAATCTATgctcttctgctgcttctcttgcACTGAAAACTGATATTTTATTCTGTATTGGAATACTGATTCAGTAGCGCTGGTGACTGGAAGTAGGGTTGCATCTGTTCCCAAAgggaacatacacacacacacaccctttaccCCCAAGTCTGAAATACCATAGCTAGACAGATGGCCCTCGATTAATGTGCTCTTACAAGCATAACACCCAACCACTTCTCCCAATGCGTTTGATTGCAAATGAAAAATATGAATAATTTCCATACTATTGATGGGGCAAAGAGAACATACACACATGCCATGACCCTAAATTCCAGCCTCTACTACCATGTTCTCTGTCTGTGATATGGGGCAGAATGCATGTAGCCAGCTCCCGCCCTCCCTTGCCCGCTGGTGGCTAGTTGTGGATTTTTTGGCATGACCCTGCACCCTCCAGCATTTGGCACTTTCATGTAGTTTCCAAAAATGTTGCTTCAGTTAGCATCTGCGCTTTcaattaatgttttttttttaaattccttttcaaacagaattataataaaatataataaaacataCGATATACaatataataaaaatacaaattagAAAATTATAGAAATTATTAAATTATTGTAAAAAGCAGATAAAAGAGCTTCTCTCCCGCCTCATAATGGATTGGCTGGTATTTGTAATCCAAGAAGGGACATGTCAATACGCAAACGTAGCCAGCATCAGATGCTGCTTTCAACAGCTGTCAGAATCTTCTCTCTGCAGACTGTAAACCGAGCCCAACTTTGATGTTCTTTGCTCCATTTTGGGTGGAGCCAGGGTGCTCTTTTTCCCTGCTTTGGTTCAAGAGTAGATTCTGCAGTAGCCTACCAGTCATCTGAGGAACCACCAGACGAATGGGACCAAGCCTACTTCCCCTACCATTGTGCAGCCACACAAGCCTTACTTTAATTTTGGTCATGCTGCTGGAACATGCAGCCTGACTTGGTTCTGCTTCAGCCAGCCATTTTTAACATTGCCCTTGTGGCAGCAGAAGTAACATTTGCCAGTTATTTGAGACTGCTTTTAGGTCAAGATGCAAAGGgggatacaaatattttatttttgggtgAAATTTTCCTCCGCCTCAGCACGTAGGGTGAAATACAGGTGCCGCTTATTTTGATGGGATTATTGCCGCTGACTTCAACAGAGCCAGAGTTTTATCTCTACTTGCATCTGCCCCAAAAGGGAAGATTGGGGCAAATATACAGGAAAACTCAACTGGCTTAACCTGGGTGTGTGTGAGGAGCTGGGCATTTTACCCACTGTTATTGCTCATTTCATCTTCATATTAAACTGTGAAACCAAGTTCTCAGTTCTCCTTCCGAGATGCTGCCGCTATGAATAAATGTATGTCTGGCTAGCTCAGTATTTCTTAAGCCAAGGTGTTTGGCAGTTGTCTGAAAACAGACCTGATGCGCCATTCCTGTGGTTCTGTGGTTTTCATTCTCTATGCTGGAAAGGCCGATTTTCTAAAGAAGAGCTTAGTCGTTAGCACCGCGAGGGGGGGATTTGCTCAAGGCcacacagggagcccagggcagcgccGAGATGAGATCACCAGAGTGGCTGGCTCCTAGCCCTCTAGAGCGTGCTGCTGGGCTGCAGACCTGTGCTACCGAGACGCTGCGGGTCATCAGGTTAAAAGTGAAGCAGTGCCAGATGGCTCTAGATGCTTTTAGGTGGGCACTTGGAGTCAGGGTCGTCCTGCGTGGGGGGGCAGCGACTCCTTGAGGgccggagctggggggggaggcggcaggcCCAGCCacagagtttgtggggcccaaggcagcacactgACTGCGGCTgtgcggctcccagccagggcagggagcaagcAGCTGGGCGGGCACCAGCTGGTGCAGCGTCCAAAAGATGCTaggcccaaggcaaccgccttgctcgccttgccctaaggccaggcctggaaGGCAGGAGGAGGGTAGGGAGgtcggtggggggcagggagactgaGTGGCACGGTTGGTTGGAGCTGCGGGCCAACAGGTGGAGGGGCAGAGACACTGGGGCTGGGAGATTGGGTCTGCCAGGGCTGGGAGGCGGagcgagggaggggcagggcagtgggtctgccagggctgggaggcggagtggggaagagagggatttAGTGGGGAGGGTCCAGGGGGAAGGAGGCCACGGGAGCCAGTGCTTCCCACAGCCGGTGGTGGCCCTAGGCATATGCAGCATAGGGCACTACTAAATCTGGAGCGTCACTGGTGTCCCCAATTGAGCGGTGCCTTTCA
The nucleotide sequence above comes from Pelodiscus sinensis isolate JC-2024 chromosome 21, ASM4963464v1, whole genome shotgun sequence. Encoded proteins:
- the TBX4 gene encoding T-box transcription factor TBX4 isoform X1, whose amino-acid sequence is MLRTGHARSPLQEMLQEKSLSETEEGFPAAPAPGHAESAAGSPVLGVAGVSSTPLSSPQGQDPEQTIENIKVYLHEKELWKKFHEAGTEMIITKAGRRMFPSYKIKVTGMNPKTKYILLIDIVPADDHRYKFCDNKWMVAGKAEPAMPGRLYVHPDSPATGAHWMRQLVSFQKLKLTNNHLDPFGHIILNSMHKYQPRLHIVKADENNAFGSKNTAFCTHVFPETSFISVTSYQNHKITQLKIENNPFAKGFRGSDDSDLRVARLQSKEYPVISKSIMRQRLVSTHGQLSAKSDVNPLHGNHQTLQHYQYENGAHMQFAASDAQDLPLNSFTAQRDSGLFYHCLKRRESARHLDLPCKRSYLEASSSVGEEHYFRSPPPYDQQMLSPSYCSEVTPREACMYSGSGAEIAGVSTVDDLPPPPPPPLSCNMWTSVAPYTSYSVQTMETVPYQPFPAHFTTTTMMPRLPSITSQSSQPPGNSPFSVYNQLSQSQVRERVPSSSFPRERVHPPVCERKPPSPHLNPTNEFLYSQSFSLSRESSLPYHSGMGTVENWTDG
- the TBX4 gene encoding T-box transcription factor TBX4 isoform X3, yielding MLQEKSLSETEEGFPAAPAPGHAESAAGSPVLGVAGVSSTPLSSPQGQDPEQTIENIKVYLHEKELWKKFHEAGTEMIITKAGRRMFPSYKIKVTGMNPKTKYILLIDIVPADDHRYKFCDNKWMVAGKAEPAMPGRLYVHPDSPATGAHWMRQLVSFQKLKLTNNHLDPFGHIILNSMHKYQPRLHIVKADENNAFGSKNTAFCTHVFPETSFISVTSYQNHKITQLKIENNPFAKGFRGSDDSDLRVARLQSKEYPVISKSIMRQRLVSTHGQLSAKSDVNPLHGNHQTLQHYQYENGAHMQFAASDAQDLPLNSFTAQRDSGLFYHCLKRRESARHLDLPCKRSYLEASSSVGEEHYFRSPPPYDQQMLSPSYCSEVTPREACMYSGSGAEIAGVSTVDDLPPPPPPPLSCNMWTSVAPYTSYSVQTMETVPYQPFPAHFTTTTMMPRLPSITSQSSQPPGNSPFSVYNQLSQSQVRERVPSSSFPRERVHPPVCERKPPSPHLNPTNEFLYSQSFSLSRESSLPYHSGMGTVENWTDG
- the TBX4 gene encoding T-box transcription factor TBX4 isoform X2, translating into MHNEEMLQEKSLSETEEGFPAAPAPGHAESAAGSPVLGVAGVSSTPLSSPQGQDPEQTIENIKVYLHEKELWKKFHEAGTEMIITKAGRRMFPSYKIKVTGMNPKTKYILLIDIVPADDHRYKFCDNKWMVAGKAEPAMPGRLYVHPDSPATGAHWMRQLVSFQKLKLTNNHLDPFGHIILNSMHKYQPRLHIVKADENNAFGSKNTAFCTHVFPETSFISVTSYQNHKITQLKIENNPFAKGFRGSDDSDLRVARLQSKEYPVISKSIMRQRLVSTHGQLSAKSDVNPLHGNHQTLQHYQYENGAHMQFAASDAQDLPLNSFTAQRDSGLFYHCLKRRESARHLDLPCKRSYLEASSSVGEEHYFRSPPPYDQQMLSPSYCSEVTPREACMYSGSGAEIAGVSTVDDLPPPPPPPLSCNMWTSVAPYTSYSVQTMETVPYQPFPAHFTTTTMMPRLPSITSQSSQPPGNSPFSVYNQLSQSQVRERVPSSSFPRERVHPPVCERKPPSPHLNPTNEFLYSQSFSLSRESSLPYHSGMGTVENWTDG